The following coding sequences are from one Pseudonocardia sp. EC080619-01 window:
- a CDS encoding DUF305 domain-containing protein: protein MSPAPERSAWRNPLTVTFAVLAVAAVLVAGFAVRGAFGPYVPEPGSVDVGFAQDMTVHHRQAVEMASWERDRAAEPRVRQLAFDIESLQNQQIGRMQGWLGLWNAPNLPTDGHMAWMADAHAGHGGHAEHGGGMAQMPGMATTEDLARMRATPAGQQLDVVFLQLMLRHHEGGVSMLEYGRDHAQTAEVRNLSEQMLSAQTAESELMRGLLSERGAQPLPMS from the coding sequence CCGCCCCGGAGCGGTCCGCCTGGCGGAACCCGCTGACCGTCACGTTCGCCGTGCTCGCCGTCGCGGCGGTGCTGGTCGCCGGGTTCGCCGTGCGCGGGGCTTTCGGGCCCTACGTGCCCGAGCCGGGCTCGGTCGACGTCGGCTTCGCCCAGGACATGACCGTGCACCACCGCCAGGCCGTCGAGATGGCCTCGTGGGAGCGCGACCGCGCCGCCGAGCCGAGGGTCCGGCAGCTCGCGTTCGACATCGAGAGCCTGCAGAACCAGCAGATCGGCCGGATGCAGGGCTGGCTGGGGCTGTGGAACGCGCCCAACCTGCCCACCGACGGCCACATGGCCTGGATGGCCGACGCGCACGCGGGCCACGGCGGTCACGCGGAGCACGGCGGTGGCATGGCGCAGATGCCCGGGATGGCGACCACCGAGGACCTCGCCCGGATGCGTGCGACGCCGGCCGGGCAGCAGCTCGACGTCGTCTTCCTGCAGCTGATGCTGCGCCACCACGAGGGCGGGGTGTCGATGCTCGAGTACGGCCGTGACCACGCGCAGACCGCGGAGGTCCGCAACCTCTCCGAGCAGATGCTGAGCGCGCAGACGGCCGAGTCCGAGCTGATGCGCGGCCTGCTGTCGGAGCGCGGAGCGCAGCCGCTCCCGATGAGCTGA